One segment of Streptomyces bathyalis DNA contains the following:
- a CDS encoding response regulator transcription factor: MIRVLLADDQSLVRAGFRALLDAQPGIEVAGEAADGEDALRLVRQLRPDLVLMDIRMPVLDGLAATRIITGDPELTDVKVVMLTTFELDEYVFEAIRSGASGFLVKDTEPEELVRAARAVVDGDALLSPGVTRRLIAEFAARSKEPAEAAALAELTEREREVMALVGIGLSNEEIAGRLVVSPLTAKTHVSRAMVKLGVRDRAQLVVLAYESGLVRPGWLG; the protein is encoded by the coding sequence GTGATCCGCGTCCTGCTCGCCGACGACCAGTCACTGGTGCGCGCGGGCTTCCGCGCCCTTCTGGACGCCCAGCCCGGCATCGAGGTGGCAGGAGAGGCGGCAGACGGCGAGGACGCTCTGCGCCTGGTGCGCCAACTCCGCCCGGATCTCGTCCTGATGGACATCCGGATGCCGGTGCTCGACGGTCTCGCCGCCACGCGGATCATCACCGGGGATCCCGAACTGACCGACGTGAAGGTCGTCATGCTGACCACCTTCGAGCTGGACGAGTACGTCTTCGAGGCGATCCGCTCCGGGGCCTCCGGCTTCCTCGTCAAGGACACGGAACCCGAGGAACTGGTGCGTGCCGCACGCGCCGTCGTCGACGGCGACGCGCTGCTCTCACCCGGAGTCACGCGGCGGCTGATCGCCGAATTCGCGGCGCGTTCCAAGGAGCCGGCCGAGGCCGCAGCGCTCGCCGAACTCACCGAGCGCGAGCGGGAGGTGATGGCGCTCGTCGGCATCGGCCTGTCCAACGAGGAGATCGCCGGACGCCTCGTCGTCTCACCGCTGACGGCCAAGACGCATGTGAGCCGCGCGATGGTCAAACTCGGCGTTCGCGACCGGGCCCAACTGGTCGTGCTGGCCTATGAGTCGGGGCTGGTGCGCCCCGGCTGGCTCGGCTGA
- a CDS encoding DUF6332 family protein: MRGPRTQAERDAQTVEIGFALLTALVMAALCLLAFIGLMALVNGVRPLSSSAGHTLLMLAGSTSATVFVGRVLYVLVRAPSGQPATDTEEDGTELPEHVDEYVEEAAGPDGREGAAAAGPQPSQPGRTSPDS, encoded by the coding sequence ATGAGGGGTCCACGGACACAGGCCGAACGGGACGCCCAGACAGTGGAGATCGGCTTCGCGCTGCTGACGGCGCTCGTGATGGCCGCGCTGTGCCTGCTCGCGTTCATCGGGCTCATGGCGTTGGTCAATGGCGTCAGGCCGCTCTCCTCATCGGCAGGGCACACCTTGCTGATGCTCGCCGGGAGCACCTCCGCGACCGTCTTCGTCGGACGCGTGCTGTACGTACTGGTGCGCGCCCCGTCGGGTCAGCCGGCCACGGACACGGAGGAGGACGGCACCGAACTCCCCGAGCACGTGGACGAGTACGTGGAAGAGGCAGCCGGCCCGGACGGCCGGGAAGGAGCCGCTGCCGCCGGCCCTCAGCCGAGCCAGCCGGGGCGCACCAGCCCCGACTCATAG